The nucleotide window AGGTGTTGATACTCGTAAAGACCACCTCGGCTGATGACCCGAACTTTCCCGGGATTCTTCTGGTAGTAAAGTGCCGCCACTAGCTTCGAATTGGCAGTCACGTAACCACCCTTGACCCGGTAGCGCAACGTCCCATGCTTGGAGTAAGCAACGCCTAACACCTTAAACGTCACACTCTTAGTCCGTGGCTTAGCGCGATAGTGCCGAACGCGTTTCGTCAGATTGGCATCCCGATACAAGTTAACCGCTGTTTTAGCATAAATTTGCGTCGGAAAATGCACGGTAACTGGCTTAGCGGGACTCGTTGTCGTAACGGTTGGCTTCTTCGTTGGCGTCGTAGATTGCGCTGGCGTACCCGTAGCCGGTTGCTTTTGATCATCCAGGAACTTCAATTGGCCCTGCTTCTCGAAGAGATCACCCATTGCCAAGAGTAATCGGTCTTGACTCGTAGCGGCCTCAAATTGAATTCCTAATGGCATCTGGTTCCCACTAACGTAGGTTGGCAAGCTGATGGCCGGTTCCCCAGTCATGTTAGCCAATTGGGTAAATGGCGACTTGCTCAAACCATGCAACCAGGCATCGTAAATTAATTGCATCTGATCCTGACTGTCTAACGAAGAAATGTCACGCATCTTCTCAACGTATTCCGGTAAGTAGGCCGGATCGGTGTTACTAGGCGCGGTAGTCGCCGTGGTTGGCGTTAGGTACAACGCATATTTTTGATGGAAGTCGGCCATCTGCTGCTTGGCCGTGGCAACCTCCGTCTTATAACTTGCCTGATCATCCGAAGTCAGCTTCTTACTAGCCTCGAACAACGCGTAAGTCATAATACTACCGTCATCTGGCTCTAGGTCCCGTTTGAAGGCGGATCGGGCAAACGAATTCGCCGCAAATCCACTGGACGTGGCTCCCTTGTAGTAAGCCTGCATCAACGCTTTACCGTCCACTGGGCTGTCCGCCTGCTCCACGTTGAATCCCTGGGCCTTCAAGAACGAAACACTACGCATCACTGCATTCACCGCATCCTGACTCACCGGCGTACCCACGGGTGATTTTGTCGAGTACGCAATCTTTACTGATTTCAAATCCTGCGGTACAGCATCCGCGGTCACCTTGCCACTGAGCATGTTGTCAAAGAGCGTCTGGGTATCCTGCATGCTCTTGGTTTCCGCAAAACTGGCCATACTGCTGCTTGCACTATCACCTTGAATCATCCCCGCAGTCGGCTTCAACCCAATGACCCCCGACCAGGAAGCGGGAATCCGCAGTGACCCACCAGCATCGTTTCCGGTTGCCAGTGGCACCATATCATCGGCAACACTAGCCGCTGCCCCACCGGAGGAGCCACCAGGATTATCACTCGTGTTCCACGGATTCTTAGCAGCACCGTAGAGTTTCGAGTCCGTAATATTGGTCAATCCCAATTCAGGATAGTTCGTCTGACCGATCACTATGAAGCCTAAACTCTGTAGCTTTGTGACAAATGGCCGCGTGTAGCTTGCCACCCGGTTGCTGGAATAAGGCAACCCTTGCGTGGCGGGCTCCCCTTTCAATTCCTGCGCCAGTCCCTTGATCAAGACTGGTACGCCATAGAATGGCTGGCCGGTATCCTTCAGTGCTGCGGCTTCACTATAGGCTGCGTCCTCCCGCATGGTCAGGACCGCGTTGAGTTGTGGATTGTCCTGCTTAACTTTGGCCAAAGCTAACTGAATCAGCTGTTGGCTGGTCACTTTGCCAGACCGCACCATCTCAGCCAGCTGAGTGGCCGTCGCGTGCTGGTACTGAGCCTGGGTCAGCGTCTGACTCCCAGTCGGCGTGGCCGTTGAAACGGTCGGCGTCGCAGTATCGCTGGCAAAGGCTGGTAAAGTAACACCGGTTCCTCCGAGAACCAGAGCCACAATTGCCGTTACTAGAATGAGTCGCTGTTTAACGTGTTGAAAGGTTAGTTGCTTCATGAAAACTCCTCCTACAATGTGCAAACTTCCCCTCCAATACTACAAGACTTGGACTTGTTTGAAAACGCTTAATTTGGCGTTTTTATAAGTACAAATTTATAGACTTAATTATACGATTATTATCTGCAAATGCTAATAGCCCAGCCCATCAGAAAAGAACCCGCATTACCCGCTAAATTCATGTCACCAATCCTATTTTTCGACCATCCATTACTCACTAATCAACAACATTAGTAATTACTAAATAGACACACCCATTTCGTCACAGAATTAGCTATTTTTAAAAAAATATTTTTTTTAAAAGGGGCCCGTCTTCGTGAAGACGGGCCCCTTAGCTTGCTATTCACATTACTGAGCTGATTTCGGCCAAGCCCAAGGATCTTCCCGCCACTGTTGTAGTGACGTAAACTCGGCCGGTGTCATGTTACCCTGTTGCCGCGCGACCGCAATCAAGGCGCTATACGTGGTCAACGGCGTCAGCGTCAGGCCAGCCTGTTGAAAGTTGACCACACTATCTGGCAATTCATACGAGAAAATGGCGATAACCCCCAACACCTTGGCGCCCGCTGCTTGCACGGCCTTGGCGGCAGCTAAGACACTGCCTCCGGTTGAAATTAGATCATCGATCAGGACGACCCGTTCTTCCGCGGAAATCTGCCCTTCAATCTGCTTGCCCTTACCGTGGTCCTTAGGCTTAGCGCGCACGTAGTTCATCGGTAAGTTTAACCGGTCCGCAACTAACGCCGCATGGGGGATTCCGGCCGTCGCCACCCCGCCGATCACCGTCGCTTCCGGATACTGTTCCCTAATCAACGCCGCTAACCCATCCGCAATGGCTGATCGCACTTGCGGGTACGCAATCGTCTTACGATTATCCGTGTAAATGGGAGCCTGCATCCCGCTAGCCCACAGGAATGGGTGGTTTGGGGCCAAGGTGACCGCCTGAATGTCTAAGAGGTCCGTTGCAATTTGCTGGTCAATTGTCATTATTTCCGCTCCCATTCTTGTAAAATCTGCTGGTACGCAGCGACTGGATCACTGGCCTGAGTGATGGACCGGCCAACGACGATCCCATCACTGCCCAGCGCAGCTGCTTGAGCCGGGGTCACCACCCGTTGCTGGTCGTTGGGGTCATCCGTTGCGAGTCGAATCCCGGGATTGATACAAAGAAAGTTGGGACTCGTGGCTGCGTGAATTTGCGCGTCTTCCAAGGCAGAAGAAATGATCCCATCCGCCCCGTTGGCGTGCGCCAATTGGGCCAAATGAGTGACCGCAGTGGTCAGATCCGCTGTGACTAACTGCTCCGTTTGCATCTGCGCTTCAGAAGTGGAGGTCAGCTGCGTGATGGCCAATAAACTGGCTGGCTGGACGCCCGCCAGTTCACTCCCACGAAGGAGTCCCCGTTTAGCCGCCGCAATCATGGTCGCGCCACCAGCCGCATGAACCGTGACCATAGCCACTCCCTGCCGTCCCAGCTGGACCATCGCCTGCTCGACCGTGTGAGGAATGTCGTAGAGCTTGAGGTCTAGGAACACGCGTAGTTTACGGGCTTGCAGCTCCCGTAAAATCTGGGGGCCAGCGTCATAGAAAATTTCCATGCCCACCTTGACCATTAGCTGATCCTGATGTGGAAATTGATCGAGAAACTGGAAAACCTGAGGCTGATTTTGAAAATCTAACGCAATAATTACGGGTCGCATCGAATCCACCTTTCTCTCAAAAAAACCGGGTAGCCTGCAACGGGCTACCCGGTTTTAGCCATCCCCAGTATCTCCACTGAGGGCGGTTATCCGTTCACCTTTTTAGTCTCACAGGGCTAAGTTAAAGTTGATTTTGATTGAGTTTACCTTAGACTGGCAAAAACGTCAAGCCGTATAATTAAATTAATAAGCGCCTGAACGGTTGCTTTTTAGCGAGTATCATGGCACAATACTAACAACACCCCGGGAAACCGGCAAAAATAACGAATGTCAGAGAACATTCATTTTGGAGGAAATTGAATATGGAGAACACTATGCACGACCGCGCGCTTAGCACCCACCAGAAGTGGACCATCGCTTCAACTTCAGCAGGATTTGCCTTGGAGAACATGGACGTTATGTTTCTATCCTTCGCACTTTCATCGATCATCGCCGATTTACATATCAGCGGTGCCCAAGCTGGCTTGATTTCATCGATCACGAACCTGGGTATGCTAGTGGGTGGCATTTTATTTGGAATTTTGGCCGACCGCTTTGGCCGCGTCAAAATCTTCTCGCACACCATCTTCATTTTCGCCTTCGCTACGGCGGCCATGGCCTTCGCTAGCAATATTCACCTGATTTACCTGTTCCGCTTTATCGCCGGCATCGGCGCCGGTGGTGAGTATGGCGTTGGAATCGCTCTGATTGCCGAAAACTTTGCGCACAACAAGATTGGTAAGATGACCTCCCTCGCCGCCATTGGTGGCCAGGTGGGCGCAATTCTGGCCGCCGTTGCCGCAGCCTTCATCATCCCCACGCTGGGTTGGCAAGCCCTCTTCGTCTTCGGGCTGATTCCAGTCGCCCTGACCTACTTCATTCGGCGACACCTGCACGAAAGCGATGAATTCTTAGCCGCTAAGCGTGCACCCAAGGCCGACCGCCAACCCGTTCAGATTCGTTCACTGTTCAAGACACCACAGCTGGCGTACCAAACCTTGGCGCTGATGGTCATGGTGATCGTTCAAATTGCCGGTTACTTTGGCCTGATGAACTGGTTACCCGCCATCATGCAACAAAAGCTCGGCTTGACGGTGGCCGGCTCGTCCGTCTGGATGATTGCCACGATTGTCGGCATGAGCATTGGGATGCTAACGTTTGGGAGTATCCTCGACTACTTCGGTCCCCGGCGGGCATTCGGTATCTTTCTAATTGCCAGTGCCATCGCCGTCTTCAGCATTACGCTGGCCTTTAACCAGTTCACACTGGTCCTTGCTGGCGCCGTTATCGGATTCTTCTCTAACGGTATGTTCGGGGGTTACGGCGCCGTCATCAGTCGCCTCTACCCAACGGAAATTCGTTCCACGGCCAACAACGTTATCGTCAACGTTGGTCGAGCTATCGGGGGCTTCTCCTCCGTCGCTATCGGCTTTCTGATGGACCACTACAGTCTGGTCGTGGTCATGGGCTTCCTGTCCGTGCTCTACCTAATCAGCTTCACGGTCATGCTGACGATTCCTAGTTTCCGTAAGCTTGGCCAAGTCAACGAGGCTTAAACTTCAAAATTACACGTACGCCCCAACCTGGTTAGGAACTTTCCACCGGGCTGGGGCGTTTTTGCATCAATTATTGGTATACTAATGGGACAAGCACCTCGAGAAAGAAGGTCCCGGCACCATGAAAATAATCATTGCTCCCGCCAAGAAGATGGTGGTCGACACGGACACGTTTGGTTGTGACGGCTCCCCCCAATACCTGGCCCAAACCCAACAGATTCTGGTAGCGCTCCGGCAGTTATCCTACGCGGAAGCCAAGGCACTCTGGCACTGCAGCGACAAGCTCGCACAACCCAACTATGATTGGCTACAAAAACTCGACTTGAACCGCCAGCTCACCCCAGCCATCCTGGCGTTCTCCGGCATTCAGTACCAGTACATGGCCCCGGACTTATTTACGGCACCAGCCTTGGATTATATCCGCCACAATCTGCGAATCCTATCTGGCTTTTACGGGATTCTCCGACCGTTTGACGGCATCGTACCCTACCGTCTGGAAATGCAATCAAAGCTTCAGGTGGCGGGCGCCAAGACCCTCTATGCATTCTGGAGCGACCGCCTTTACCAGGCGCTAGCAACTCCACCCACGGAACCCATCATCAACTTAGCCTCCCAGGAATACGCCAAGACTATTCGGCCCTACCTCCAGCCAGGGCAGCGACTCGTTACGGTCGTTTTCGGCAGTCTGGTCGACGGTCACGTGAAGACCAAGGCTACACTAGCTAAGATGGCGCGGGGCGAAATGGTGCGGTTCTTGGCGGAACACCACGTGACCGATATCCAAGATGTCACCACCTTTGATCATCCCGATTGGGCGTTTGATGCGCAGCGGTCAACTAATGATCAGTTGGTCTTTATCTATCAGAAATAAACTAGCAGGCTTCTGGTGCGCACCCTTTCAAATATAAAAAGACGAATCTGAGATTTTTCCCAGATTCGTCTTTTTTATTTCACAACTGCCATAACTAACTTCTTATTCGCTGTCACATAATGGCCATTTGCCAAGACGAATCGCGTCGCCAAATTGTGATGGCTGATACCCACCACCTTAAGCTGGGTTCCCTGCGCATAGTGACGAACCTTCCCCGTCAGACTCACTGTCTGATAAGTATTCAGTCCCGATTTGCCAATGACTGTCAGTCGTTGCACCTTCTTTTGATAATAAGCTGTCGTAACGTAGCCGGTCTTAGCCGTGATGTAGCCAGTCTTCCCCGCCGTTCGACTATGTTGATTGACGTCGCGGACCTGATAACGTAGGCGCCCCGCTTGAGACCGGCCGTAACCAGTTACAACAAACATGGGCCGGTCGGTGCGTTTGGCTTTCACGTACTTGGCTACCCGATTCTTCACCGTAAACGTTGGCTTGCGGTAAAGATACAACGTCTTGCTACCATAAACGGCCTGTTGCTTAGTCACGACTGCCTGGGGCGCCGCCAAAACTTTCAGGGTGACCGTTAGTTTTTTACCATTGGCCGCCGTCAAGACTACAGAATAGGTCCCCGGTGTTTTCAACTTTGCTTGAGACAGATCCACACTAACTGGAATCTTTTCGCCTACCGAATTCGTGGCCCGAGCATTAAACGTATCGGCCGTCACGCTCTCACCCGCAGTAACCGTTGCGGTTGGGGCTGCCGTCAACGTCGCCTGGTCAGCCACACTGGGTTTAGCGTATTTAACCGTTGTCGTGTAAGTTCCTGCCTTGGTAAACTTTAACGCCACCTGTGACTGACTAGGAACGTAACCCGGAACGGACGGACTCTTAATCGTAACATCCGCCATGCCGGCGTAGCCAGTTACCTGTCGGCTTTTGGCAGCTGTCTTACCATCTGGAAGAACGTAATTGATGGTGTCGGTCACATCATTCTTAACTAGTGGTACATAAAAGGCTTCCCCTTCGTAATCATTACCATCCTCTAAACGTTGAGGGGCGACATTTTGTGACAGCCGTGTCTGATAAGTCTCCCAACTTATTGACGAATTTTTAAATGCTCCCTGATATTTCGTAATTATATCGTCAACCTCAGCTTGACTCATATCCGCCGTTCCTGTCTGAATACGTAACTGTACGAGAGCTTCCTCTGGTGTTAAAACATTATTTGTAGCTCCAAAAAGGACCTCAATCATCCCACTAAAATCGTACCCTACCTGATCTTTAGCTAGCTTAAATGCGTCACCGTAAGTCAAGCTGGCTACATCTTCCTCCGGGAGGGTTACGCTAGTTGAGCCACCAGCCACTTTGTCTTCCGGATCATTCATTTCTTGCGTATAAATATCAAAGCTAACCGTCACGTCAGCCGCCTTAGCTGTAACACCATCATGCATTTCGTTCGTTGCCATCAAACTAAATAACGACACCCCAACAACAATCATTATAAAATGCCACCAATTTCTATGCATAGCCATTACCCCCATAATGTTGTTCCTGTGTTCACTAATCTAGGGTTAGTATAGCACCAGCGTAATCGCTTTCATATCTTTTCTTTTATCCCTTAATCTCCGCCAAGAACCCCTGCATTCCCCGAAGATTGAGCGTCACGATGCGCTCGCGAAACGCGGCTACTGACAGGTCTAACTGACCAGTGATGTACAGACGAAATAACGTGAGGGTATTGTCGATCAGAAAGGCCACAGCGAGTTTGGCATCCGTCGTATTCAGACCGTAGTCCGTTTCAAAACTAGCCGCTAACCCCGCTGCTACTCGGTATTTAACCCGCCGCGAAAGAAAACTATAATCATCCGAATTTAGAATGAACGTGTAGAAGGTCGGGGCCTCCTCAAAGAAGGCGTCCAGCCGGTCAAACCAGACCCCCGGATGGTGCAACGGATCATGATTAGCCGGTTCCCGTAGTAGCAACGCTAACAATTGGTCCGCAATCTCCGCCGTAAAACTATCCGCCAAGTCATCGATCGAGTCATAGTGCAGGTAAAACGTCTTGCGGTTAATATTAGCCTCATCCGTCAACTGCTGCACCGTCAGCTCACGAAAACGATACCGCTGCGCCAACTTTCTAAATGCTGCTCGCAGTGCTTGGTTAGTTCTGATAACGCGTCGATCAGTCATGGTATTCCTCCAGTTAGACCCCAGATGTGGCAAAAGTGTGGTTTACTCCTCAGGTTGCCACCTTTTGTTGTGGACGCCTGGTTCCCAAGTCCTTATCCTTTAACCACACGTGAGGCATAAAATATTTGCTCACAGCATACCACAGTTCAAGGGGGAATCACCGATGATTCGAGCCGAATGGCGTTATTTAATTAAACATAAACTGTTATTAGTTGTCTTGATTGTGATCATGTTGATCCCATCAATCTACGCAGTCACCTTTTTAAAATCCATGTGGGACCCCTACGGCAAGCTCGCCGACCTTCCCGTTGCCGTAGTCAATCAGGACCACCCCGTCACCTATCAGGGACAACACCTCGCTGCCGGTCAAAGCCTAGTTCACAATTTAGCGGACTCCGATGCCATGAAATTCACCCCAGTTGGCAGTGAGGTCACCGCCAAGCACGGCCTGCAGCACGGGAAATACTACATGGTCATTACCGTCCCCAAAAACTTCTCGCACAACGCCACCACCTTGATGCAACGGGCACCACATAAGATGGTCCTGCATTATGAAACCAGTGCTGGCCACAATTTCACCGCCGCTAAAATGACCACCACGGCTGCTAAAACTGCCGCCCAGTCCGTTGGCGATACGGTCACCCAAAGCTACGCCAAGACCCTCTTTACCAGCATCAAACAACTCAGCGCGGGGTTCTCGACCGCCGGAACTGGCAGTCATAAACTGGCAACTGGGAGCCAGCAGCTCACCAGTGCCGAACGCAAAATTAGCCGGGGCCTCAACAATTTAGCTGCCAGCAACGTTAAATTGACCAACGGTGAAACCACCATCACCACCAAATTAAACGACTACGTCACGGGCGTAAAACAGGCCCAAACTGGAAATCAGAAAATCAGTACCGGCCTCGATCAGTTACTCAGCCAATCCCACCAACTGGTGAGTGGCCTCGGCCAGCTCCAGAATGGTAGCGAGCGTTTAGCAACCGGTGTGGCCGCCTACACGCAAAGCACCAGCAAACTCAACGCTGCCAGTGGCCAACTCACACGGGGCAGTCATACCGTGCAGAACGGCACGCAAACCTACGTCGCTGGTGTACACACTGCCAACACTGGTGCCCAACAGCTTAAGGGTAATCTAGCAAAACTAGCGGGCAGCACCCAGACGCTCGATACCAGTGTGGGGCAATTGGCAGATGGTAGTCAGCAACTGGCAACCAATTTTGACCAACTCGCCACCGGATCCGCCGCCCTCACTAGCGGTCTACAAAAGGTCCAAGCCGGATTGAAAACGTCGCAAGAACAACAGGCCGCCCTCAAGCAAGCTGCCGAAAAATTGGCCACTAGTTCCCAAAGTTCCGCGACGGTCAAAACCGACGCCACCGCCCTTGAAGCCGCGCTAACCACCTTGGCAAACACGGACAGCGGCGCTCTCCAATCCAAATTAGCCAGCACCGCTGATGCGCAAGGATTAACCGCCTCGCAAAAGACCGCTATGCTAAAAGCGGCTGACGACAGCACTAGCAGCTCTGTTGGTACTGCACAGAAGGCTGCCAAACAGCTCAGCAGTGATTTGACTGACCTGGACACCAATACCGCTGCAGTCCAGCTGCAAAAGCCACTGGCCACGGCCACTAGCGCGCAGGATACACTAACTACCGGTATCACCACCCTGACCACCAACGCCCAGTCGCTGACGACTGGCCTGCAGAAGGCCAACACTGCCCTCACCAGCTTGGATAACGGTCTCCAAACGCTACACCAACAAACAGCGAGCCTGGCCACTGGAACGGCTAACCTCGCAACCGGTGCCGATAGTCTGGCAACGGGGGCGGCCCAGCTGAATCGTAGTGGCTCGAAACTGACGACTGGTACGGCTAAATTAGCGACTGGTGCCATCCAACTCGCAGACAGTAGTCAAAAACTAACGGCACAAAATACCACCCTAACCAACGGGGCTACTTCGGTTGCCTCTGGTCTCACCACGCTCAATAACCAGACTCCCCAGCTAACTGCCGGCGTCACCGAATTGGCGGACGGAGCAACCACCCTAAACACCGGTCTCACCAAGTTGGCCACCGGCGGTCCTCAACTGACGGCGGCCTTGCAAACAGTCACTAACGGGAGTGGCCAAGTTACTGCGGGTGCGCAAAAACTGGCAACTGGTGCGGGTCAAGCCACGACCGGAGCTACCCGGGTCACTGCGGGCAATGCGAAGCTGGCCAAATCACTCAACACGGCGGGGCGTAAGGCAGCCGTGCACCCGTCCCAGTTGACCTACCGTCAATTTGCTAAGCCAACCACCACCCAGCACAGTGACCACGACGACGCCCCGGACAACGGGACAGGAATGGCCCCGTACATGATGTCCGTCTCCCTCTTTGTGGGAGCACTAGCCTTCAATCTGATGTTTGACATGTACACTCCACGTAAATACCCCCGGAGCGGTTGGCGGTGGTGGTTAGGCAAAGCCTCCATCATGGGTGCCTTCGTTCTAGGTGAAGCTCTATTCATGACGGGACTCATGGCAGCTATTGATGGTCTGGCCCCCATCCACCCGTGGTCTACGTTCCTGATGTTAGTCATCACCGGTGCGGCGTTCATGAGTATCGTCTACTGGCTGAATCTTGTTTTTGGTAAACCAGGGGCCTTCTTTAGCATGGTCCTCCTGGTCCTCCAGTTAGGCGGAGCGGCTGGCACCTACCCAATCCAGCTGACCAACGGCTTCTTCAAGACTATCCATCCTTGGTTGCCAATGAGCTACTCAGTCGCGGGGCTACGTGAAACACTGATGATTGGGGACTCCGCTCTGACAGAAATGAGCGTGCTCCTGCTGATTGCTTTAGTATTCTCGGGTATGGCCGTCTTGTTCTACGCGCGCCGCCACGGCCGGATCAACGCCATGGATATTCCGGAAATTTAGCTCCTACTCTTACTAACGAAATTCAGCTGAGATTTGTCACCCCTTTTTGAGGAAATAGTGATCGATTTTCACTACAAAAACGCACGGATACCGCTAATACTAGCTGGAATTCGTGCGTTTTAACGTAATTAACTAAAGGCTGAAAGTTCGAAAACTGTTATCGAGTCAAAAATCGGCTAACACCGTCGACACGGCCGGCTTCACCTCTGACCGCCTCCGGTTAAACGGATTCTTGAAACCAAAGCTAGTTTAACTACCTGGATAACAGCACTTACGCAATATTATTGACGCGCCACTAGGTAACCGAGAGTGAGTCAAATTTGGACTAAGCCGTGGGATTTTTAAGTGATTTTCTTAAAAATGGCGACTTGAAGACGTGCTTTGCGGCTTCAAGCGAGGGGCAAGACCGCCCTTTGGCTTGTCCCGTCCTTCCCACCGCGTTCCAGTCCAAATTTGGCGAACGGTAAGGCGGTAATTTCCCACTATATCTGACTAAGCCTTCATCTTCCAAATCTAATTTTGATCAGCTAACCAACGCGTCAACCGTGCAAGATAAGCCGGTGTTTCGTCAATAAACGCCATGTGGCGGCTGTGAGCAAAGAGTGTCCACTCCGCGTGTTGTAAGTGATCGACCATGGTTTTGGCTACCAGTGGCGTACACAAATCATTGGTTCCACTCGTCACCAAGGTTGGCGTCGTCAACTGCGTCAATTTCTCTGTGTAGTCGTAGCTCTTTAGGGTGCCAGTCGGGAAATACTCATTAGGCCCCCAGGCCGTCTCATAGGCGACGGTGCCACTCTGTTTCGGTCGTCGAAGGAACTCGGGAGAATCCGCCGTCACAGGTCCCGCGGCATGGGCTACCAGGTAACGGTTGTTAGCCGCCAGGTAGGCGGCACTGGTGAAATCACCCGTGGCTTCGGCTAGCTTGATGGCTTCCTGATCAGCAGGCGCCATAAACCGAATCATGCGGTGCTGTTCCTGAGCCCACAACTTAGCCGAGGACAGTGTGCTTGCCAAAATTAAGCTCTGGATACCAGCCGGCTGATAGTCGCACAGGTAAATAATGGCCAGCATCCCACCCCAGGATTGTCCCAGCAAATGAACGCGATCGAGGTGCAGATAGTCGCGGAGAGCCTGCAACTCGGCCACCCAGGTTTCTGCTTGCCACAGACTGGTATCCGCTGGGTGCGACGATTTCCCACATCCTAATTGATCGTACATGACCACGGGCCGCCCCGTCTGTTCTGCTAATTCATCGAATGCCTCGAAATAATTGTGCGTCGACCCAGGGCCGCCGTGCAGCAGCAACAAGGGCGTTAATCCACTCTTCAGATCACCCACCACGCGATAGTACGTTTGATACGACCTGAAGGGCACGTAACCCTCTTGAATTTTCATTTTACCGACCTCACTTTTAGGTTCATTATACCCACTTACCTGATCGTTCTAAAGACCTTCATTGTTCCACATGAAACAAAACGGACCTGGACTTCCGTCTAGCTCCGCTTCGTATTTCCAAATTTAAGTCGCTGCCGTGTTTCCCAAGAACCCGTCAACTGCTGGCGTTTAACAATGTCGATCATAGCATTCAATCCAACTAAGCCTGGTGCAACGCCACTAATCGGCCACGTACCCACCAGTCTGGTAGACCCACCGGGAGCTCACCCAACACCCGACCAATCGTCCAAATAATCGACTTGTTCGGGCGAATTTCCGCGGCAATCAATTTGTCCCAGAAATCGGCTGGCACGCCCAGTGTGTGACCATTGACCATCACGCGCAATGGTGCATTTTCCGCTACCTGCTGCGCCCACTCGTC belongs to Levilactobacillus yonginensis and includes:
- a CDS encoding DUF5776 domain-containing protein — its product is MHRNWWHFIMIVVGVSLFSLMATNEMHDGVTAKAADVTVSFDIYTQEMNDPEDKVAGGSTSVTLPEEDVASLTYGDAFKLAKDQVGYDFSGMIEVLFGATNNVLTPEEALVQLRIQTGTADMSQAEVDDIITKYQGAFKNSSISWETYQTRLSQNVAPQRLEDGNDYEGEAFYVPLVKNDVTDTINYVLPDGKTAAKSRQVTGYAGMADVTIKSPSVPGYVPSQSQVALKFTKAGTYTTTVKYAKPSVADQATLTAAPTATVTAGESVTADTFNARATNSVGEKIPVSVDLSQAKLKTPGTYSVVLTAANGKKLTVTLKVLAAPQAVVTKQQAVYGSKTLYLYRKPTFTVKNRVAKYVKAKRTDRPMFVVTGYGRSQAGRLRYQVRDVNQHSRTAGKTGYITAKTGYVTTAYYQKKVQRLTVIGKSGLNTYQTVSLTGKVRHYAQGTQLKVVGISHHNLATRFVLANGHYVTANKKLVMAVVK
- a CDS encoding amidase family protein gives rise to the protein MKQLTFQHVKQRLILVTAIVALVLGGTGVTLPAFASDTATPTVSTATPTGSQTLTQAQYQHATATQLAEMVRSGKVTSQQLIQLALAKVKQDNPQLNAVLTMREDAAYSEAAALKDTGQPFYGVPVLIKGLAQELKGEPATQGLPYSSNRVASYTRPFVTKLQSLGFIVIGQTNYPELGLTNITDSKLYGAAKNPWNTSDNPGGSSGGAAASVADDMVPLATGNDAGGSLRIPASWSGVIGLKPTAGMIQGDSASSSMASFAETKSMQDTQTLFDNMLSGKVTADAVPQDLKSVKIAYSTKSPVGTPVSQDAVNAVMRSVSFLKAQGFNVEQADSPVDGKALMQAYYKGATSSGFAANSFARSAFKRDLEPDDGSIMTYALFEASKKLTSDDQASYKTEVATAKQQMADFHQKYALYLTPTTATTAPSNTDPAYLPEYVEKMRDISSLDSQDQMQLIYDAWLHGLSKSPFTQLANMTGEPAISLPTYVSGNQMPLGIQFEAATSQDRLLLAMGDLFEKQGQLKFLDDQKQPATGTPAQSTTPTKKPTVTTTSPAKPVTVHFPTQIYAKTAVNLYRDANLTKRVRHYRAKPRTKSVTFKVLGVAYSKHGTLRYRVKGGYVTANSKLVAALYYQKNPGKVRVISRGGLYEYQHLAFKQSQRVKHVKQGHVLKIKSIKVHGQRTRLVLTNGHVITANKQFLIKK
- the pyrF gene encoding orotidine-5'-phosphate decarboxylase, yielding MRPVIIALDFQNQPQVFQFLDQFPHQDQLMVKVGMEIFYDAGPQILRELQARKLRVFLDLKLYDIPHTVEQAMVQLGRQGVAMVTVHAAGGATMIAAAKRGLLRGSELAGVQPASLLAITQLTSTSEAQMQTEQLVTADLTTAVTHLAQLAHANGADGIISSALEDAQIHAATSPNFLCINPGIRLATDDPNDQQRVVTPAQAAALGSDGIVVGRSITQASDPVAAYQQILQEWERK
- the pyrE gene encoding orotate phosphoribosyltransferase, with amino-acid sequence MMTIDQQIATDLLDIQAVTLAPNHPFLWASGMQAPIYTDNRKTIAYPQVRSAIADGLAALIREQYPEATVIGGVATAGIPHAALVADRLNLPMNYVRAKPKDHGKGKQIEGQISAEERVVLIDDLISTGGSVLAAAKAVQAAGAKVLGVIAIFSYELPDSVVNFQQAGLTLTPLTTYSALIAVARQQGNMTPAEFTSLQQWREDPWAWPKSAQ
- a CDS encoding TetR/AcrR family transcriptional regulator, whose amino-acid sequence is MTDRRVIRTNQALRAAFRKLAQRYRFRELTVQQLTDEANINRKTFYLHYDSIDDLADSFTAEIADQLLALLLREPANHDPLHHPGVWFDRLDAFFEEAPTFYTFILNSDDYSFLSRRVKYRVAAGLAASFETDYGLNTTDAKLAVAFLIDNTLTLFRLYITGQLDLSVAAFRERIVTLNLRGMQGFLAEIKG
- the yaaA gene encoding peroxide stress protein YaaA; translation: MKIIIAPAKKMVVDTDTFGCDGSPQYLAQTQQILVALRQLSYAEAKALWHCSDKLAQPNYDWLQKLDLNRQLTPAILAFSGIQYQYMAPDLFTAPALDYIRHNLRILSGFYGILRPFDGIVPYRLEMQSKLQVAGAKTLYAFWSDRLYQALATPPTEPIINLASQEYAKTIRPYLQPGQRLVTVVFGSLVDGHVKTKATLAKMARGEMVRFLAEHHVTDIQDVTTFDHPDWAFDAQRSTNDQLVFIYQK
- a CDS encoding MFS transporter, which gives rise to MENTMHDRALSTHQKWTIASTSAGFALENMDVMFLSFALSSIIADLHISGAQAGLISSITNLGMLVGGILFGILADRFGRVKIFSHTIFIFAFATAAMAFASNIHLIYLFRFIAGIGAGGEYGVGIALIAENFAHNKIGKMTSLAAIGGQVGAILAAVAAAFIIPTLGWQALFVFGLIPVALTYFIRRHLHESDEFLAAKRAPKADRQPVQIRSLFKTPQLAYQTLALMVMVIVQIAGYFGLMNWLPAIMQQKLGLTVAGSSVWMIATIVGMSIGMLTFGSILDYFGPRRAFGIFLIASAIAVFSITLAFNQFTLVLAGAVIGFFSNGMFGGYGAVISRLYPTEIRSTANNVIVNVGRAIGGFSSVAIGFLMDHYSLVVVMGFLSVLYLISFTVMLTIPSFRKLGQVNEA